A single window of Syntrophotalea acetylenica DNA harbors:
- a CDS encoding ABC transporter ATP-binding protein: MNTLLEVRNLRKTFQVSTGALAGAPRLSLKAVDGVGFTLQTGETLGLVGESGCGKSTTGKAILRLLEPDSGEVLFDGEDLLKLSRNQMRNRRRDLQMIFQDPYASLNPRMKVADIVGEPFIIHGLAKGRELRQEVLRLLQTVGLDAPHMDRYPHEFSGGQRQRIGIARSLALNPRLIVADEPVSALDLSIQAQVVNLMQDIQQQFELTYLFIAHDLSVIEHISNRVAVMYLGRIVELTAAEQLYRAPRHPYTEALLNAVPIPDPRARRQRRPLTGEIPSATRPPEGCHFHPRCPYAQEICHCQAPELRDQGSGHLAACHFSQEVGRYRIPR; encoded by the coding sequence ATGAATACGCTGCTCGAGGTACGCAATCTGCGCAAAACCTTTCAGGTCTCCACAGGCGCCCTGGCGGGCGCACCCCGCCTGTCCCTCAAAGCCGTCGACGGTGTCGGTTTCACCTTGCAGACCGGAGAAACCCTTGGTCTCGTCGGCGAATCGGGTTGCGGAAAATCCACCACCGGCAAGGCGATTCTGCGGCTTCTGGAGCCGGATTCGGGGGAGGTCCTGTTCGACGGAGAAGACCTGTTGAAGCTCAGCCGAAACCAGATGCGCAACCGGCGTCGTGATCTGCAGATGATTTTCCAGGACCCATACGCCTCGCTCAACCCCCGCATGAAAGTAGCCGACATTGTCGGCGAACCCTTCATCATCCACGGCCTTGCCAAAGGCAGGGAACTGCGGCAGGAAGTGCTGCGGTTGCTGCAAACCGTCGGCCTGGACGCGCCTCACATGGACCGCTATCCTCATGAATTTTCCGGAGGACAGCGCCAGCGCATCGGCATTGCCCGGTCACTGGCGCTGAATCCCCGCCTGATCGTGGCGGACGAGCCTGTCTCGGCGCTGGATTTGTCCATCCAGGCCCAGGTTGTCAATCTGATGCAGGACATCCAGCAGCAGTTCGAGCTTACCTACCTGTTTATCGCCCACGACCTGTCGGTCATCGAACACATCAGCAACCGGGTGGCCGTCATGTATCTGGGGCGCATCGTTGAACTGACCGCCGCCGAACAGTTGTACCGGGCACCTCGCCACCCCTATACCGAAGCACTGCTCAACGCCGTGCCGATCCCCGACCCCCGTGCCCGCCGCCAGCGTCGGCCGCTGACGGGTGAAATACCCTCAGCCACCCGTCCGCCGGAAGGGTGTCACTTTCACCCGCGATGCCCCTACGCACAGGAGATCTGTCATTGTCAGGCCCCTGAACTGCGCGACCAGGGCAGCGGCCATCTGGCCGCATGCCATTTCAGCCAGGAAGTCGGGCGTTACCGCATTCCTCGCTGA
- the pgl gene encoding 6-phosphogluconolactonase has protein sequence MTDEQKIIWHCLADADAVAENAADRILAAAKEAIVRHGRFRIVLAGGRTPEAAYRLLANANADWRRWHIYFGDERCLPPAHRERNSTMAARIWLDHVAIPRRQIHVIPAELGPAEGARRYTDEIVGVLPFDLVILGLGEDGHTASLFPGHRPLMDRLVVPVTNAPKPPAERVSLSSFSLGQAEQVLVLVTGMEKHGAIQDWKAGRQLPISDIMPKNPLHVLLDDLAGT, from the coding sequence ATGACCGATGAACAAAAAATCATATGGCACTGTTTAGCCGATGCCGACGCCGTTGCTGAAAATGCGGCGGATCGCATATTGGCGGCCGCAAAGGAGGCTATCGTCCGGCACGGCCGGTTCCGCATCGTTCTGGCCGGGGGCCGCACGCCGGAAGCGGCCTACCGGCTTCTGGCCAACGCGAATGCGGATTGGCGCCGCTGGCATATCTATTTCGGCGACGAACGCTGCCTCCCGCCGGCGCACCGGGAACGCAACAGCACCATGGCCGCCCGGATATGGCTCGATCATGTGGCTATTCCCCGGCGGCAAATTCATGTCATCCCCGCGGAACTCGGACCGGCAGAAGGCGCCAGACGTTACACCGATGAAATCGTCGGCGTCCTGCCTTTCGACCTGGTGATTCTCGGCCTCGGCGAAGACGGCCATACCGCGAGCCTGTTTCCGGGGCACCGCCCCCTGATGGATCGCCTCGTCGTCCCTGTCACAAATGCACCGAAACCACCTGCCGAGCGCGTCAGCCTGAGCTCCTTCTCGCTCGGACAGGCCGAACAGGTGCTGGTGCTTGTGACCGGCATGGAAAAACATGGAGCGATACAAGACTGGAAGGCAGGCAGGCAACTTCCGATCTCAGATATCATGCCGAAAAATCCGCTGCATGTTTTGCTGGACGATTTGGCCGGCACATGA
- a CDS encoding Tex family protein, with protein MSLNAQQDNRVLGCLIEETGLRTAQVANTIALLREGATVPFIARYRKERTDELDEVQIRNLEERLAYFTELEERKVTVLSSIEEQGKLTPELAARIERTRQKNELEDLYLPYKPKRRTRAMIARERGLEPLAELMADGRVTHGSPEQIAAPFVDAEREVPDAAAALQGASDILAETLSEDADMRAVVRRLTWEQGLFCSRVAPDWAGKVSKFEMYYDYQEPLREVPSHRMLAMRRGEKEEVLRLSIAAPEEELLARLKNRLIQGESIFRPVLEKVAEDAYRRLIAPSIEVELRLEAKKRADEAAIAVFADNLRNLLLLPPAGSRRVLGVDPGLRTGSKLAAVDQTGSFLEAATIYPHTGKSQIGPARGHLLRLIQSHGIEMIAIGNGTAGREMDLFVRETLAEAGLKLPVVMVNEAGASVYSASDIAREEFPDLDLTVRGAISIARRLQDPLAELVKIDPKSIGVGQYQHDVNQPALKKALDDTVESCVNFVGVDLNTASWALLSYVSGIGAALAKSMVRYRESHGAFAARASLLDIPRFGAKTYEQAAGFLRIRGAANPLDNTAVHPENYATVKAMADDLGLSVAELAAVPGKVAGLRLERYITDTVGLPTLRDIVEELKKPGRDPRRQFETVSFRDDVRDIGDLKEGMILSGTVTNVAAFGAFVDIGVHQDGLVHVSHLAHRFVRDPGEVVRVGDIVKVKVLSVDEARKRIGLSIKEAQPDPGATKSSGAEKRAKTGNAPLKDPSAWEKAGFRVKRK; from the coding sequence ATGTCTCTTAATGCACAACAGGATAACCGCGTTCTTGGTTGCCTGATCGAAGAAACCGGCCTGCGGACTGCCCAGGTAGCCAATACTATCGCCTTGCTGCGCGAGGGTGCGACGGTGCCTTTCATCGCCCGCTACCGCAAGGAGCGCACCGACGAACTTGATGAAGTGCAGATCCGCAACCTGGAAGAACGCCTCGCTTATTTTACCGAACTCGAAGAGCGCAAGGTCACCGTATTGTCCTCCATCGAAGAGCAGGGCAAGCTGACCCCCGAGCTTGCCGCCCGTATCGAAAGGACCCGCCAGAAAAACGAACTGGAAGATCTGTATCTGCCGTACAAACCCAAGCGTCGTACCCGTGCCATGATCGCCCGCGAACGGGGACTGGAGCCACTGGCCGAGCTGATGGCGGATGGCCGGGTCACGCATGGGTCACCGGAGCAGATCGCCGCCCCGTTTGTCGATGCGGAACGGGAGGTGCCGGACGCCGCCGCGGCTTTGCAGGGAGCTTCCGACATTCTGGCCGAAACCCTCAGCGAAGATGCCGATATGCGCGCTGTGGTCCGGCGTTTGACCTGGGAACAGGGTCTGTTCTGCTCGCGGGTGGCGCCTGACTGGGCCGGGAAGGTCAGCAAGTTCGAAATGTATTACGACTATCAGGAACCGCTGCGCGAGGTGCCTTCCCACCGCATGCTGGCGATGCGGCGTGGCGAAAAGGAAGAGGTGCTGCGCCTGTCCATCGCCGCGCCGGAAGAAGAGCTGCTGGCGCGCCTTAAAAATCGCCTGATCCAGGGCGAAAGCATCTTTAGGCCGGTGCTGGAAAAGGTCGCCGAAGATGCCTATCGGCGGCTGATCGCCCCTTCCATCGAGGTGGAGTTGCGTCTTGAGGCCAAAAAACGGGCCGACGAAGCGGCCATTGCCGTCTTCGCCGACAACCTGCGCAACCTGTTGCTGTTGCCACCGGCCGGAAGCCGCCGGGTGCTGGGGGTCGATCCCGGCCTGCGCACCGGCTCCAAACTGGCGGCGGTCGACCAGACAGGGAGTTTTCTGGAGGCTGCGACCATTTATCCACACACGGGAAAGAGTCAGATCGGACCCGCCCGCGGACATCTGCTGCGGCTGATTCAGTCGCATGGCATCGAGATGATCGCCATCGGCAACGGAACGGCGGGGCGCGAGATGGATCTGTTCGTGCGGGAAACCCTGGCGGAAGCCGGACTCAAGCTGCCGGTGGTGATGGTCAACGAGGCCGGCGCCAGCGTCTATTCGGCTTCGGATATCGCCCGCGAAGAATTCCCCGATCTCGACCTTACGGTGCGCGGCGCCATCTCCATAGCGCGACGCCTGCAGGATCCTCTTGCCGAGCTGGTCAAGATCGATCCCAAAAGCATCGGCGTCGGTCAATACCAGCATGATGTCAATCAGCCGGCCCTTAAAAAGGCTCTGGACGATACGGTGGAGAGCTGCGTCAACTTTGTCGGGGTCGATCTCAATACCGCGTCCTGGGCACTGCTCTCCTATGTGTCGGGAATCGGCGCGGCCCTCGCCAAAAGCATGGTACGTTACCGCGAAAGCCACGGCGCCTTCGCGGCCCGCGCATCGCTCCTCGATATTCCCCGCTTCGGCGCTAAAACTTACGAGCAGGCGGCGGGTTTTCTGCGTATCCGCGGCGCCGCTAATCCTCTCGACAACACCGCCGTGCATCCGGAGAACTACGCCACGGTGAAGGCGATGGCCGATGATCTCGGCTTGTCGGTAGCGGAACTGGCCGCGGTCCCCGGCAAGGTTGCCGGGCTGCGGCTGGAACGCTACATCACCGATACCGTGGGTCTGCCGACCCTGCGGGATATCGTCGAAGAGCTCAAAAAGCCCGGACGGGATCCACGGCGGCAGTTCGAAACCGTATCCTTCCGCGACGACGTGCGCGACATCGGCGACCTGAAAGAGGGGATGATCCTCTCCGGTACCGTTACCAATGTGGCCGCTTTCGGGGCTTTCGTCGATATCGGTGTGCATCAGGACGGTCTGGTGCACGTCAGTCATCTGGCCCACCGGTTCGTCAGGGATCCCGGCGAAGTGGTACGGGTCGGCGATATCGTCAAGGTCAAGGTTCTCTCGGTCGATGAGGCCCGCAAACGCATCGGGCTGTCCATCAAGGAAGCTCAGCCGGATCCCGGGGCGACGAAAAGTTCAGGTGCAGAAAAACGCGCGAAAACCGGGAATGCGCCGCTCAAGGATCCCTCCGCCTGGGAAAAGGCGGGGTTCCGGGTGAAGCGGAAGTAA
- a CDS encoding PHP domain-containing protein, with protein sequence MTGDWCSPYAGRKGIQGLEKYVDLHLHSRCSDGLYAPAEVICRAAAAGLAAAALADHDNVDGIDAAMQAGNACGIEVLPAVELSVVWGGFRDIHLLGYGMDHHHRELSAALEDFRAFRAGRNQRILERINQKLAEENRAPIAFGEVRRHAEGTLGRPHIARVLVDHGYARDSEEAFARYLVPCNVPKRYFPMDEAIGLIHQAGGITSLAHPPYITGDRGQLRRLFDAFAALGLDGIEAYNNRSSNDDVDWYISEARRRNLIVTGGSDFHGGEGGRL encoded by the coding sequence GTGACTGGTGACTGGTGCAGTCCGTACGCCGGTCGAAAGGGGATACAGGGATTGGAAAAGTACGTCGATCTGCATTTGCACAGCCGCTGTTCCGACGGCTTGTACGCACCCGCCGAGGTGATATGCAGGGCCGCGGCCGCCGGATTGGCCGCGGCGGCCCTGGCCGATCACGATAATGTGGACGGTATCGATGCCGCCATGCAGGCCGGCAACGCCTGTGGTATCGAGGTGTTGCCGGCGGTCGAGCTTTCAGTGGTCTGGGGTGGGTTTCGCGATATCCACCTGCTTGGTTACGGTATGGATCACCATCACCGCGAACTGAGTGCCGCTCTTGAGGATTTTCGTGCATTTCGTGCCGGCCGCAACCAACGTATCCTCGAACGCATCAACCAGAAGCTGGCCGAGGAGAATCGTGCGCCGATCGCCTTTGGCGAGGTGCGGCGGCATGCCGAAGGCACCCTGGGCCGACCGCACATCGCCAGGGTGCTTGTCGACCATGGTTACGCGCGGGATTCGGAAGAAGCTTTTGCGCGGTATCTGGTTCCGTGCAACGTGCCCAAACGCTACTTTCCCATGGATGAGGCCATTGGCCTGATTCATCAGGCCGGCGGCATAACCTCACTGGCCCATCCTCCCTACATCACCGGGGATCGGGGTCAGCTGCGCCGCCTGTTCGATGCTTTCGCCGCTTTGGGGCTTGACGGCATCGAGGCTTACAACAACCGTTCTTCCAATGACGATGTCGACTGGTATATAAGCGAAGCACGGAGGCGCAATCTCATCGTCACCGGCGGCAGCGATTTTCACGGCGGGGAGGGGGGGAGATTGTGA
- a CDS encoding EAL domain-containing protein — MRCRWKCLLGLGLAIIALNGILLLLSRQVFLDSFIRLERRQARETLQRGVGVYRGHLAFLKRLAGDWAQWDDAYDFMQSRDRRFLLSNVVDSTFTSLNLNVLVFLDEKGKIVAGKAFDLNKQSEVPIYAGLQQLFRDGWSQRVLRIHAQGVHGLVSLPEGSLLMALQPVLTGEGKGPPRGTLLMGRFLDPAELGRLRAKANLPFEFTRLESGPEWMPWTKTANPRPQILLRAVDSHRLRSRILLRDIWGQPAQALGVTLPREIYARGRQAMVYFHLGLLLFSIAAGSCIWLIWVRLVSSEQKQRDSESLFRHVFQNSVDAFFLCDANGRFLDANQQACRVLGRSRPDLLELGWADVADTSLEDARGAANVLSAARFLPCEVTMRGRRGQGIPAEISVSRVALLPQSYFFVLARDISERRASENMLREQKLKLDFLAYHDVLTGLPNRLKALELLQGAIARARNRNTTVAALLFDIDRFKNINESLGHVVGDQILMEVARRIQGVLRGSDVVARFGGDEFLVLLENPADGEGGRAVAQKLLEAMACPLQIGRHRFYLTGSVGISLFPQHGGDAQAILKAADNAMFHAKAQGRNTCRFFMPSLQVDVEARLNLETDLHRALEQQQFHLTYQPQFNLQTGSVIGLEALLRWRHPTRGLVPPDEFIPLAEDTGLIVPIGEWVLREACRQMVAWHRGGFPRLRMAVNISARQFRQSGFIDMVFRLLRHYGLEPGLLELEITERVVIQSAEHARNMLTILRQAGICLAVDDFGLGYSSLSYLRTFPFSKLKMDQAFSRNLADDACDRAIAEAIVSMGRTLGMEVVAEGIENALQLDTLRSLGCPSGQGFHLAQPMTAAETAAFLRGHPQGEFCPEELL; from the coding sequence ATGCGATGTCGGTGGAAATGCCTGCTGGGTCTTGGCCTGGCCATCATTGCCTTGAACGGCATCCTGCTGCTGCTGAGCCGCCAGGTGTTTCTCGACAGTTTTATCCGGTTGGAGCGCCGCCAGGCGCGGGAAACCCTGCAGCGCGGTGTCGGAGTCTATCGGGGACATCTCGCCTTTCTGAAGCGCCTCGCCGGGGACTGGGCCCAGTGGGATGATGCTTATGACTTCATGCAGAGCCGCGATCGCCGTTTTTTGCTGAGCAATGTTGTTGACAGCACCTTTACTTCCTTGAATCTTAACGTGTTGGTGTTTCTTGATGAAAAGGGTAAGATCGTGGCCGGCAAGGCTTTTGATCTGAACAAACAATCGGAAGTGCCAATTTATGCGGGGTTGCAGCAGCTTTTCAGGGACGGCTGGAGTCAGCGGGTGCTGCGAATCCATGCGCAGGGGGTGCACGGTCTGGTGTCCTTGCCGGAAGGCAGCCTCCTGATGGCATTGCAGCCCGTACTGACCGGAGAAGGCAAGGGGCCACCGCGGGGCACTTTGCTCATGGGGCGATTTCTCGACCCAGCGGAACTGGGAAGACTTCGCGCCAAGGCGAACCTGCCTTTTGAATTTACCCGCCTGGAATCGGGGCCGGAATGGATGCCCTGGACAAAAACCGCGAATCCGCGTCCGCAAATCCTGCTGCGGGCCGTCGATTCACACCGCCTGCGATCACGGATTCTGCTGCGTGACATATGGGGGCAGCCGGCGCAGGCGCTAGGTGTCACCCTGCCGCGTGAAATCTATGCCCGGGGGCGGCAGGCCATGGTCTATTTTCACCTTGGCTTGCTGCTTTTCAGCATTGCGGCAGGCTCCTGCATCTGGCTGATCTGGGTACGCCTGGTCAGTTCCGAGCAAAAACAGCGTGACAGCGAGTCCCTGTTCCGGCACGTTTTCCAAAATTCGGTGGATGCCTTTTTCCTATGCGATGCCAATGGCAGGTTTCTGGATGCCAATCAACAGGCCTGCCGGGTCCTCGGCCGCAGCCGCCCGGACCTGCTGGAACTGGGTTGGGCGGATGTTGCCGATACCTCCCTTGAAGATGCACGGGGTGCTGCGAATGTCCTTTCCGCAGCGCGGTTCCTGCCCTGCGAGGTGACGATGCGGGGGCGCCGCGGTCAGGGGATCCCCGCAGAAATCAGTGTCAGTCGTGTCGCGCTGCTGCCGCAGAGTTATTTTTTTGTGCTGGCACGGGATATCTCCGAGCGCAGGGCATCGGAAAACATGCTCCGGGAGCAAAAACTGAAACTCGATTTTCTTGCCTATCACGACGTCCTGACCGGCCTTCCCAATCGCCTGAAAGCCCTGGAGCTTTTGCAGGGCGCCATCGCCCGGGCCCGAAACCGGAATACAACGGTGGCAGCTCTGCTGTTTGATATCGACCGCTTCAAGAACATCAACGAATCTCTGGGGCATGTAGTTGGCGATCAGATTCTTATGGAGGTGGCCCGGCGGATTCAGGGGGTTTTGCGAGGATCGGATGTGGTGGCTCGTTTTGGGGGTGATGAATTCCTGGTGCTGCTGGAAAATCCCGCTGACGGTGAAGGGGGCAGGGCGGTGGCGCAAAAACTGCTGGAAGCGATGGCTTGTCCCTTGCAGATCGGCCGGCACCGCTTCTATCTGACCGGAAGTGTGGGTATCAGCCTGTTTCCGCAACATGGCGGTGATGCCCAGGCTATATTGAAAGCCGCCGACAATGCCATGTTCCACGCCAAGGCACAGGGTCGCAACACCTGCCGGTTTTTCATGCCGTCGTTACAAGTCGACGTCGAGGCTCGGCTCAATCTCGAAACAGATTTGCACCGTGCCCTGGAACAACAGCAGTTCCACCTGACCTATCAGCCGCAGTTCAATTTACAGACCGGCTCGGTCATCGGGCTTGAGGCGCTGCTGCGCTGGCGGCACCCGACCCGTGGTCTGGTGCCGCCGGACGAATTCATCCCTCTTGCCGAGGATACCGGCCTGATTGTTCCCATCGGGGAATGGGTGCTGCGGGAAGCCTGCAGGCAGATGGTGGCGTGGCATCGCGGGGGTTTTCCGCGGTTGCGCATGGCCGTCAATATTTCCGCCCGCCAGTTCCGTCAGTCGGGTTTTATCGATATGGTGTTCCGGTTGTTGCGCCATTACGGCCTGGAACCGGGGCTGCTTGAACTTGAGATCACCGAACGGGTGGTTATCCAGAGTGCCGAGCATGCGCGCAACATGCTCACGATTCTGAGACAGGCCGGTATTTGTCTGGCGGTGGACGACTTCGGTCTGGGCTATAGCTCCCTGAGCTATTTGCGGACGTTTCCGTTTTCCAAGCTGAAAATGGATCAGGCCTTCAGCAGAAATCTGGCGGACGATGCCTGCGACCGGGCGATAGCCGAGGCCATCGTCAGCATGGGGCGAACCCTGGGGATGGAGGTGGTGGCGGAGGGGATTGAAAATGCCCTGCAACTCGATACCCTGCGCAGCCTGGGGTGCCCTTCGGGGCAGGGCTTCCATCTGGCACAGCCCATGACGGCGGCGGAGACCGCAGCCTTTCTCCGGGGCCATCCGCAGGGTGAGTTCTGTCCGGAAGAGCTTCTTTGA
- a CDS encoding [Fe-Fe] hydrogenase large subunit C-terminal domain-containing protein, whose product MIQTDIQRCRSCFACLRHCPVKAVRVTPQGTDTDAGRCIGCGRCLQVCSQQARRAPNSLNRCQRLLRHKEPMAAILAPSFPAYIGDMRPGQLVSGLHRLGFQLVVEGAWGVELAARTIAAGLRTVSTAPRILSHCPAIVALVERHFPQLLRNLSPCVSPLVAAARALRATHAGPLRIVTISSCFAAKIEAADDQFQDVIDGALTFAEIGELFETAGITPTRLPETVFDQPHARSGRRFALSGGAPTSLLPRDYAEQGEMLSTEGYQNAREVLLDLAAGRIRPGIVDLRLCRGGCLGACDPGSRLSAFARGRLVEQFARQHDNGPRPEPDAASAKVNLKRTFSNRQTRQEHPSGESIRRVLQSTDKFSQRDELNCGACGYRTCREHATAVCRSLAREDMCLPYFVKRLKAEQARLQKSAQLAQQAAEEVMPGDDLLARQLLDLVQEVAPGDKTILLRGEMGTGKKTAARTIHRYSRRAEQPLATLSCSGLDQQQLLIELFGSRHASDFRQGLLELAAGGTLMLEEIGDAGQKVQDALLEFLNHGSIMPVGAKIRLPVDVRLIVTSRRDLEQGVKEGWFSSDLYYRLCLCTLTLPPLRNRPQALQELAEQLLRRSGRRLNRNPAAIDAPAMEALCRYAWPGNILELAAVIERAVILGGDDPVLRREHLSLPLAAGASAPQPDPGKSPSDFRARRGRQMELIERGLLERYLRESSGNVSAAARRANLPRRTFYRLMERYDIQRCKFLTRPAARKGD is encoded by the coding sequence ATGATTCAAACCGACATCCAACGCTGCCGCAGCTGTTTTGCCTGCCTTCGTCATTGCCCGGTCAAGGCCGTCCGCGTCACCCCGCAGGGCACCGACACCGATGCCGGTCGTTGCATCGGCTGCGGACGCTGCCTGCAGGTCTGCTCCCAGCAGGCACGCAGGGCACCGAACAGCCTGAACCGGTGCCAGCGCCTGTTGCGGCACAAAGAACCGATGGCAGCCATCCTAGCTCCATCCTTCCCGGCCTACATAGGTGATATGCGCCCCGGCCAACTGGTATCCGGCCTGCACCGGCTCGGCTTTCAGCTCGTGGTTGAAGGCGCCTGGGGGGTCGAACTTGCCGCCCGAACCATCGCCGCCGGGTTGCGGACCGTGTCAACCGCGCCTCGGATTCTCAGCCATTGCCCGGCCATCGTGGCCTTGGTGGAGCGCCATTTCCCGCAACTGCTGCGCAACCTGTCGCCCTGCGTCTCGCCGCTGGTGGCTGCGGCACGGGCCCTGCGCGCAACCCATGCGGGGCCACTGCGCATCGTCACCATAAGCTCCTGCTTCGCCGCCAAAATCGAAGCAGCGGACGACCAGTTCCAGGATGTCATCGACGGGGCATTGACCTTTGCGGAAATAGGCGAACTTTTCGAAACGGCCGGCATCACACCGACGCGCTTGCCGGAAACCGTGTTCGACCAGCCCCATGCGCGAAGCGGAAGACGCTTCGCCCTGTCGGGCGGAGCCCCGACCAGCCTGTTGCCGCGTGATTACGCCGAGCAGGGCGAGATGCTCTCGACGGAAGGCTACCAAAACGCGCGGGAGGTCCTGCTCGACCTGGCGGCGGGCCGCATCCGGCCTGGGATTGTAGACCTGCGCCTGTGTCGCGGCGGCTGCCTCGGCGCGTGTGACCCGGGCAGCCGCCTGTCCGCTTTTGCGCGGGGCCGGCTGGTGGAACAGTTTGCCCGTCAGCACGACAACGGCCCCCGGCCCGAGCCTGACGCCGCGTCCGCAAAGGTCAATCTCAAGCGGACTTTCAGCAATCGCCAAACCCGACAGGAACACCCCAGCGGCGAAAGCATCCGCAGGGTTCTGCAGTCCACCGACAAATTTTCCCAGCGTGACGAACTCAATTGCGGTGCCTGCGGCTATCGCACCTGCCGTGAACACGCTACCGCCGTGTGCCGGAGTCTGGCTCGGGAAGACATGTGCCTGCCCTATTTCGTCAAGCGACTCAAAGCGGAGCAGGCGCGCCTGCAAAAATCCGCGCAGCTTGCGCAACAGGCCGCCGAGGAGGTCATGCCCGGTGACGACCTGCTGGCGAGGCAGCTTCTCGATCTCGTGCAAGAAGTAGCGCCTGGTGATAAAACAATTTTGCTGCGTGGCGAGATGGGAACCGGCAAAAAAACCGCCGCCCGGACCATCCATCGTTACAGCCGCCGGGCGGAACAACCTCTGGCCACCCTCAGCTGCTCCGGGCTGGATCAACAGCAGCTGCTGATCGAATTGTTCGGAAGCCGCCACGCTTCGGATTTCCGGCAGGGGCTTTTGGAGCTGGCGGCCGGCGGAACCCTGATGCTGGAAGAAATCGGGGATGCCGGGCAAAAGGTACAGGATGCCCTGCTGGAGTTTCTCAACCATGGCTCCATCATGCCGGTGGGCGCGAAAATCCGGCTTCCGGTCGATGTGCGACTCATCGTCACCAGTCGCCGCGACCTGGAACAGGGCGTTAAGGAAGGCTGGTTCAGCAGCGACCTGTATTACCGGCTGTGCCTTTGTACCCTGACCCTCCCCCCTCTGCGCAACCGGCCGCAAGCCCTCCAGGAACTTGCCGAACAGCTGCTGCGGCGATCAGGCCGGCGGCTTAACAGGAACCCCGCAGCCATCGACGCGCCAGCCATGGAAGCCCTGTGCCGCTATGCATGGCCAGGCAATATACTGGAACTGGCGGCAGTCATCGAGCGAGCGGTCATCCTTGGCGGCGATGATCCTGTCCTGCGACGGGAGCACCTGTCCTTGCCCCTTGCGGCAGGCGCGTCGGCTCCGCAGCCGGATCCCGGAAAATCCCCAAGCGATTTCCGGGCCCGGCGAGGCCGGCAGATGGAATTAATCGAGCGCGGCCTGCTGGAACGTTACCTGCGCGAATCGTCCGGCAACGTGTCCGCCGCCGCGAGGCGCGCCAACCTGCCGCGACGCACCTTCTATCGGCTGATGGAACGCTACGACATCCAGCGGTGCAAGTTTCTGACCCGCCCGGCGGCGAGGAAAGGTGACTGA
- a CDS encoding ABC transporter ATP-binding protein, whose protein sequence is MPALLDVRNLRTYFFTKTGLTKAVRGIDFTIDEGETLALVGESGCGKSITALSMLRLVPPPGRVVEGEVLFRGEDLRLLPETEMRRVRGNQIAMIFQEPMTALNPVFCIGEQIAEVLRIHQGIDRQESLQQAAGLLAQVGISSPLQRCREYPHQLSGGMRQRVVIAMALACRPHLLIADEPTTALDVTIQAQILQLLDELKTRHRMATLLITHDLGVVAETADKVAIMHDGLIMEYAPVTAIFDNPRHPYTRSLLACIPRMGQKRHRLAIHHTLTPAKGLSLLDSCPAPFAPEKGKLPPLLEVAPGHLVRCWREA, encoded by the coding sequence ATGCCCGCCCTTCTTGACGTTCGCAATCTGCGCACCTATTTTTTTACCAAAACCGGCTTGACCAAGGCCGTGCGCGGCATCGATTTCACCATTGATGAGGGGGAGACCCTGGCGCTGGTCGGGGAATCGGGCTGCGGCAAGTCGATCACCGCCCTGTCCATGCTGCGGCTTGTGCCGCCGCCCGGCCGCGTGGTCGAAGGGGAAGTGCTTTTCCGGGGCGAGGATTTACGCCTGCTGCCGGAGACGGAGATGCGCCGGGTGCGGGGCAACCAGATCGCCATGATCTTCCAGGAGCCGATGACGGCCCTCAATCCGGTGTTCTGCATCGGCGAGCAGATCGCCGAGGTATTGCGCATCCATCAAGGCATCGATCGCCAGGAATCCCTGCAACAGGCCGCCGGACTGCTGGCCCAGGTCGGCATTTCCTCGCCCCTCCAGCGCTGCCGTGAATACCCTCACCAGCTTTCCGGTGGCATGCGCCAGAGGGTGGTGATCGCCATGGCCCTGGCCTGCCGCCCCCACCTGCTGATTGCCGATGAACCGACCACCGCCCTGGACGTCACCATCCAGGCTCAGATCCTGCAACTGCTCGATGAACTGAAAACCCGGCACCGCATGGCGACACTGCTGATAACCCACGATCTTGGCGTGGTGGCGGAAACCGCCGACAAGGTCGCGATCATGCACGACGGTCTGATTATGGAATACGCTCCGGTAACGGCTATTTTCGATAATCCGCGCCACCCGTATACGCGCAGTCTGCTGGCATGTATTCCGAGGATGGGACAAAAGCGGCACCGTCTCGCCATTCACCATACTCTGACGCCGGCAAAGGGCCTCTCCCTGCTGGACAGCTGCCCCGCCCCCTTCGCCCCCGAAAAGGGCAAACTGCCGCCCTTGCTGGAGGTGGCGCCCGGACACCTTGTACGCTGCTGGAGAGAAGCATGA